One genomic window of Cellulophaga sp. Hel_I_12 includes the following:
- a CDS encoding helix-turn-helix domain-containing protein has translation MATKNKKMKMMTLEQMKDKDIGKIGTADRDKYEFDLRMEVLGEMIKSVRKERKLTQEQLGELIGVQKSQISKLERSAKNVTIETILKVFNALKANIKFSVQMNDSEFKVA, from the coding sequence ATGGCAACAAAGAATAAAAAGATGAAAATGATGACCCTTGAACAAATGAAGGACAAGGACATTGGAAAAATCGGAACGGCGGATAGGGACAAGTATGAATTCGATTTGCGAATGGAGGTTTTGGGCGAAATGATTAAGTCTGTGCGAAAAGAACGGAAATTGACCCAAGAACAACTTGGTGAATTGATTGGAGTTCAAAAGTCACAGATTTCTAAACTGGAGCGAAGCGCAAAAAACGTAACGATTGAAACTATTTTAAAAGTGTTTAACGCACTAAAGGCAAATATAAAGTTCAGTGTACAAATGAATGACTCGGAATTCAAGGTTGCGTAA
- a CDS encoding type II toxin-antitoxin system RelE/ParE family toxin: MEKRFEVVFLEQAIDFMSKVDKKAKAKIYYNLDKATFGLDPKLFKKLTDDIWEFRTKYGGLQYRLFAFWDRTGKTETLVISTHGMVKKTDKVPKAEIEKAKQIRTEYFEQ, from the coding sequence ATGGAGAAAAGATTTGAAGTCGTTTTTCTTGAACAGGCTATTGATTTTATGTCAAAGGTCGACAAGAAAGCAAAAGCGAAGATTTACTATAATCTAGACAAGGCCACATTTGGACTTGACCCGAAATTGTTCAAAAAACTAACGGACGACATTTGGGAGTTTAGAACAAAATATGGAGGACTTCAATACCGACTTTTCGCATTTTGGGACAGGACTGGAAAAACCGAAACGCTTGTGATTTCTACGCATGGAATGGTCAAAAAAACGGACAAGGTTCCTAAAGCTGAAATCGAAAAAGCAAAGCAGATTCGGACGGAATATTTCGAGCAATAA